One Mycobacterium paraseoulense genomic window, AACCACACGATGTACGGCGTCACCGCGGCGGCCATCGCCGTCGACGTCGGCCCCAGCCATTCGCCCGTCAAGGTCGTGATCACCGAGTCGTAGCCGGCTGCCGCCGAGTGCAGCTCGAGGGCCAGCGAGTCCCATCCGGCCCCGGCCGCTAGCAGCGTCGCGGGCCCCGGCCCCACATACATCCGCCCGGAGTTGACTTCCGGCGGCAACGCACCAAAATCCATTACTGTCCTTTTGCTAGTCGGTTTTGCCGAATCCGCGAAAGAGGTGCCGGTGACCATACGGAAGAACGCCCTGCGACGTGCACCCTTGCGTCGAAAAGCGGTTCAAAGAGCCATTTTTGGTAACGCGCACGTAGCGTTGACTTAATGCGAGCCGGGACTCCGTCGTCCTTGTAACAAGGGTATGCATTCGGCCGGAAGGCGCATTCGCCGAAATGCCGCCCGTTGCAAACAAGCTAAACTGGTTCTAGCGCAGCCTGTTTGGGTCATATTCGCTGGAATCAGCCGGTGCATCCCGACCAACGGCCTTGCAAATCCGCAGGTTTGGCAAACCAGACCATCTCGGACAAGCCGGTAGGACACATATCAAACACATATTTGAGCGCCCGCTGACGTGACGCACCCAGACGTCAACATTTGAGATTCCTATGAGCTTCGTGACAGTCGGGTGTGTGCCTTGCCAGAATGGAGGAACATGACCGCAATGTCGGGATACGGGGGCGGCCAGCGCCCTCGCCAAGCCATCCTCGGGCAGCTGCCCAGGATCTACCGCGCCGACGGTTCACCGATCAGGGTCCTGCTGGTCGACGACGAGCCGGCGCTGACCAACCTGGTGAAGATGGCGCTGCACTACGAGGGTTGGGTCGTCGACATCGCCCACAACGGTCGCGAGGCGCTGGCGAAGTTCGACAGGGTCAACCCCGACGTGCTCGTGCTCGACATCATGCTTCCCGACGTGGACGGGCTGCGAATCCTGGAACGCGTCCGCCAATCCGATGCCTACACCCCGACGCTCTTCCTGACCGCGCGGGACTCGGTCATGGACCGCGTCACCGGCCTGACCGCCGGCGCCGACGACTACATGACCAAGCCGTTCAGCCTCGAAGAGCTCGTCGCCCGGCTGCGCGGGTTGCTGCGCCGTTCCGGCCAGCAGACCCCGCCGGCCGCCGAAACCCTCAAAGTCGGCGACCTGCGGGTCGACACCGCCAGCCGAGAGGTGACCCGTGACGGCACCCAGATATCGCTGTCCTCCACCGAGTTCGAATTGTTGCGCTTCCTCATGCGCAATCCCCGCCGCGCGCTGAGCCGCAGCGAAATCCTCGACCGGGTGTGGAACTACGACTTCGCCGGGCGCACCAGCATCGTCGATCTGTACATCTCGTATTTGCGGAAGAAGATCGACTCCGGCCGGGATCCGATGATTCACACCGTGCGCGGTGTCGGATACATGCTGCGGCCTCCGGAATGAGCCCGGGCCGGGACGCCTTGGCCCGAGACCTTCCGCGGTGGCTGCCCCGTTCGTTGCGTCGCCAATTGCTGTTGGGCGTACTGGCCGTGGTCAGCGTGGTGCTGATGACGGTCGGGATCGTCTCCGTGCTGAGCCTGCGCGGTTACGTCACCGCGATGAGCGACGCCGACGTCGCCGGGTCCTTGGACGCGCTGGGCCACTCGTACGCCAAATACCGTGACGGTGAACGTAATACGGCCGACGGTAGTAAGCCGCTGGGTCAGGCGATGTTGCAGTTCACCGATCAGACGCCGGGAAACCTGATCGTGGTGCTGCATAACGGCGCCGTCATCGGATCGGCCGTGTTCTCGGAGGCCGAAGCACGGCCGGCACCCGCCGATGTGGTCCGCGCCATCGAAGTGCAGTCGTGGGGTGACGGGCCGCCACGGACCGAAAACCTGGGCAGCCTCGGGTTCTACCGGCTCAACAGCCACGTCGCCGGGTCAGACGTGCTGGTTGCCGGGGTTTCGCTGAACCTCGCCGACCGGATCATCGCCCGCAAGCAACTCACCACCACCCTGCTCATCGCGGCCGCCTTGGTGGTCACCGCCGGGCTCACCATGTGGGTCGTCGGCTACACCCTCCGACCGTTACGCCGGCTGGCCGGCGTCGCGGCGGAGGTCGCCGCGATGCCGCTCACCGACGACGACCACCGAATCAGCGTGCGGGTGCGGCCGCGGGACACCAACCAGCTGAACGAGGTCGGCATCGTCGGCCACACCCTGAACAAGCTGTTGGACAACGTCGACAGCGCGCTGGCCCAGCGGGCCGAATCCGACCTGCGCATGCGGCAATTCATCACCGACGCCAGCCACGAGCTGCGGACGCCGCTGGCGGCGATTCAGGGATATGCCGAACTCACCCGGCAGGACAGCTCGGAGTTGCCCCCTACCACCGAATACGCGCTGGCCCGCATCGAGTCCGAAGCGCGGCGGATGACGCTGCTGGTCGACGAGCTGCTGTTGCTCTCGCGCCTCGGCGAAGGGCAAGACCTGCAGAGCGAGGATGTCGACCTGGCCGAGCTCGTGGTCAACGCCGTGAACGACGCGGCGGTCGCGGCGCCCACGCACCACTGGGTCAAGGACCTGCCCGACGAACCGGTGTGGGTCCGCGGCGATCATGCCCGGCTGCACCAACTGGTCAGCAACCTGCTCAACAACGCCTGGGTGCACACCCCACCAGGGGTCACCGTCACGACGGCGATCACCTGCCATCGCGGCGGGCCGGGGACGCCCTTCGCGGAACTGAGCGTCACCGACGACGGGCCGGGCATCGACCCCGAGCTTCTCCCCCGCCTGTTCGAACGGTTCGCCCGGGCCGACAACTCCAGACTCAACAGCTCGGGCACCGGGCTGGGCCTGGCCATCGTCGACTCGATCGTCAAGGCTCACCACGGCTCCGTCGCCGCCGAATCCGCAGAGGGCAGAACGGTTTTCCGGGTCCGGATCCCGATGATCGACGGCCCGGGCGCGCATCAGACATCCGTGAGCGCCGCCAAGCTGTCATAGGCTTCCCACCACGTGGCCTCATGCTCGACCGGTGAAATGGCACGAGTCGCCAACATGCGGTCGGCGTCGATGAGCATTTCGACCAACGTTCGCCATTGCATGTACCTGCGCAACTCCTGCACGTCGGTGGTGTCGGGCATGAGGATGATCGACATCGACCTGGCTCGAACGCGGAGCGGTCCGCCCCGCAGGAAGAGGAGCATGCTGATACTCAGGTAAGCGGCCGCGGCGACTGTCAGCGCGGTGTCGGGTGAGGTCATCGCATTGTCAAAAACCATGGCGCACAGCAGCATGAGCGCGGCGGCGGTTGTCGGCCAGGCACGCCACAGCCGTGCCAGCCGCCGGTCGGTGGTGCTGGCTCCCGGCGGGTAGATGATCAGGCTGTAGCGGCGAACACCGTACCGGCTGACCACGGCCTCATACGATCCCCAGCGGTGGGCGCCGTCGCGCAGGCGCGACAAGAAGTTCGGTCCGGAAATCGGTGCCTGGGCGGGTTGGGTAACCACGCGTTCAACGGTCCGTTGTTGAGGCTCACGCATGGTTCGGGTCTACGCCTGGCTCATGTCGCCCGCTGCGACCCCGAACATCATCCATACGCCCGAGGCGCCAATGTTTACGGATCCTTTTCGACCCCTCATCATCAGCGTGAGTCTGGATCGAATCACCGGTGCGAACGGCTCGTGCCATGAGCTGTGGCGCGGTACTTCTCAAAAGCCCTTGCTACGGTGGCCCATTGACGGGACGCGCGGCAACGGGTTCGAACTGGCGTGCGTAAACAAGCCGTAAAGGTGCCCAGCGAGCCCGTTAGGAAAGTGTCAACCAAAGGCCCTACCGGCGCGGCCCCAGCTAACTTCAAGCTGACCTTGCCTCCGAGGAAAGCGCTGTGGCTACCTCGATGAGGTCCTTTCGTATGCACGCGATGGGCGCGGAACGGAGACAAGATGGGCTCGAAATGGGCGTAGTGGCGTTCGTCGTGCTCACGGTGGCGGTGTTCGCCGCACTGGGCCTGGTGCAGAAGTTGGTAGAGCGGCTGTGAACTACGAAAACATCGTAGGTTTGGCGCTTTCCGTCCTCATCGCATTGTTTCTCGGCTGCGCCCTGCTGTTCCCGGAGAGGTTCTGATGAGCGGGACGACAGCGGGGCTGCTTTTTCTCGCCGTCCTCGTCGTGGCGCTGGTTGCCGTGCATGTGCCGTTGGGTGACTACATGTACCGGGTCTACACGTCGAAGAAGGACGGCTACGTCGAGCGCGGCATCTACCGACTGATCGGGGTGAACGCGCGCTCGGAGCAGAGCTGGGGCGCCTATGCGCGCAGTGTGCTGGCGTTCTCGTCGATCAGCATTCTGTTCTTGTTCGTGTTCCAGCTCGTGCAGGGCAAACTGCCGCTGCATCTCCACGATCCGGCCACCCAGATGACCCCCGGACTGGCGTGGAACACCGCGGTCAGCTTCGTCACCAACACCAACTGGCAGGCCTATTCCGGTGAATCGACCCAGGGGCACCTGGTGCAGATGGCCGGGCTCGCGGTGCAGAACTTCGTGTCCGCCGCCGTCGGCATGGCCGTCGCGATCGCGCTGGTGCGCGGGTTCGCCCGCACGCGCACGGGCGAGCTGGGCAACTTCTGGGTCGACCTGGTGCGCGGCACGCTGCGGATTCTGCTGCCGATCGCCACCTTGGGCGCGATCCTGCTGATCGCGGGCGGCGCCATCCAGAACTTCCACCTCAACGACCAGGTCGTCACCGCACTCAACGGGACGCACCAGACCATCACGGGCGGGCCGGTGGCCAGCCAGGAGGCCATCAAGGAGCTGGGCACCAACGGCGGCGGCTTCTACAACGCCAATTCCTCCCACCCGTTCGAGAACCCGACCACGTGGACCAACTGGCTGGAGATCTTCCTGCTGCTGGTGATCAGCTTCTCGCTGCCGCGCACCTTCGGGCGCATGGTGGGCAACACCAAGCAGGGTTACGCGATCGCAGGCGTGATGGCGTCGCTGTACGCGCTCAGTGTGACCTTCATGATGTGGTTCCAGCTGCAGCACCACGGCACGGTGCCCACCGCGGTGGGCTCGGCGATGGAGGGCGTCGAGCAGCGGTTCGGCGTCGCCAACTCCGCGGTGTTCGCCGACTCGACCACGCTCACCTCCACCGGCGCCGTCGACTCGTTCCACGACTCCTACACCAGCCTCGGCGGCATGATGGCCATGTTCAACATGCAACTGGGCGAGGTCGCGCCCGGCGGCACCGGCTCGGGTCTGTACGGCATGCTGATCCTGGCCGTGATCACCGTCTTCGTCGCGGGGCTGATGGTCGGGCGCACCCCCGAATATCTGGGCAAGAAGATCAACCCGCGCGAAATCAAGCTCGCCGCAAGCTATTTCCTGGTCACGCCATTGATTGTGCTGACCGGGACCGCGATCGCGATGGGGCTGCCGGGCGAACGCGCCGCCATGCTCAACACCGGCCCGCACGGGCTGTCGGAAGTGCTGTACGCGTTCACCTCCGCGGCCAACAACAACGGATCCGCGTTCGCGGGTATCAGCGTCAACACGAACTGGTACAACACCGCCCTCGGCCTGGCCATGGTGTTCGGCAGGTTCCTGCCGATCGTGCTCGTCCTGGCGCTCGCCGGCTCGCTGGCCAGGCAGGGCCAGACTCCCGCATCGGCGGGCACCCTGCCCACCCATCGGCCGCAATTCGTCGGAATGGTCGCCGGGGTGACCTTGATTCTCGTCGCCCTCACTTTCCTGCCCATGCTCGCGCTTGGCCCTCTCGCCGAAGGAATCCACTGATGACCGCGACCACCGTTGACCCGGCCGAACAGTCGCAGCCGTCCACTTCCGCGAACACCAAACGGGTGCAAGGCGGCCTGCTCGACCCGAAGATGCTGTGGCGCTCGACGCCGGAAGCGCTGGGAAAGCTCGACCCGCGCAGCTTGTGGCGCAACCCGGTCATGTTCATCGTCGAGATCGGGGCCACCTGGAGCACCGTGCTGGCGATCATCAACCCGACGTGGTTCGCCTGGCTGACCGTCGTTTGGCTATGGCTCACCGTGTTTTTCGCCAACCTCGCGGAGGCGGTCGCGGAAGGCCGCGGCAAGGCTCAGGCCGAAACCCTGCGCCGGGCCAAGACCCAGACACTGGCGCGGCGGCTCAAGGATTGGCGGGCCGGTGCGCCCGTCGTGGAGGAAGAGGTCGCCGCGCCATTGCTGCAGCAGGGCGACGTCGTCGTGGTCGAGGCCGGTCAGGTCATACCCGGTGACGGCGACGTGGTGGAAGGCATTGCCTCCGTGGACGAATCCGCGATCACGGGCGAGTCGGCTCCGGTGATCCGCGAGTCCGGTGGCGACCGCTCGGCGGTCACCGGCGGCACCACCGTGCTGAGCGACCGAATCGTGGTGCGGATCACCCAGAAGCCCGGGGAGAGCTTCATCGACCGGATGATCGCGCTCGTCGAGGGCGCCAACCGGCAGAAGACCCCCAACGAGATCGCCCTCAACATCCTGTTGGCCGCGTTGACGATCATCTTCGTTTTCGCCGTCGCCACCCTGCAGCCCCTCGCGATCTATTCGAAGATGAACAATCCGGGCGTCCCGGACAGCCAGGCGCTCAACGCAAACGGTGTCACCGGGATCGTGATGGTGTCGCTGCTGGTGTGCCTGATCCCCACCACCATCGGCGCGTTGCTCTCCGCGATCGGCATCGCGGGAATGGACCGGCTGGTCCAGCGCAACGTGCTCGCGATGTCGGGACGCGCGGTCGAAGCCGCGGGTGACGTCAACACCCTGCTGCTCGACAAGACGGGCACCATCACCCTGGGCAACCGGCAGGCCGGCGCCTTCGTCCCCCTCGACGGTGTCACCCCCGAACAGCTGGCCGACGCCGCGCAATTGTCCAGCCTCGCCGACGAAACGCCGGAGGGACGCTCGATCGTCGTATACGCCAAACAACACTTCGGGCTGCGGGCACGAACGCCGGGCGAACTCGCCCATGCGCACTGGGTGGAGTTCTCCGCCGCGACGCGGATGTCGGGCGTCGACGTCGACGGGCACCTGCTGCGCAAGGGCGCGGCCAGCTCCGTCGCCGAATGGGTGCGCGGGCAAGGCGGCAAGGTTCCCCAGCAGCTCGGCGAGCTCGTCGACGGCATCTCCGCCGGCGGCGGCACCCCGCTGGTGGTCGGCGAGAGCCGCGACGGTCAGGCTTCGGTGCTCGGCGTCATCCACCTCAAGGACGTCGTCAAGCAGGGCATGCGCGACCGGTTCGACGAGATGCGCAGGATGGGCATCCGGACCGTGATGATCACCGGCGACAACCCGTTGACCGCCAGGGCGATTGCGGACGAGGCCGGCGTCGACGACTTCCTCGCCGAGGCCACGCCCGAGGACAAGCTCGAGCTGATCAAGCGGGAGCAGGAGGGCGGCAAGCTGGTCGCGATGACCGGCGACGGCACCAACGACGCACCGGCGCTGGCTCAGGCCGACGTGGGCGTGGCGATGAACACCGGTACGTCGGCCGCCAAGGAGGCCGGCAACATGGTCGACCTCGACTCCGACCCCACCAAGCTGATCGAGATCGTCGAAATCGGCAAGCAGCTGCTGATCACCCGCGGCGCGTTGACCACCTTCTCGATCGCCAACGACATCGCGAAGTATTTCGCGATCATCCCGGCCATGTTCGTCGCCTTGTTCCCCGGGCTGGACACGATCAACATCATGCGGCTGCACAGCCCGCAGTCGGCCATCTTGTCCGCGGTGATCTTCAACGCGATCGTCATCGTCGCGCTGATCCCGTTGTCGCTGCGCGGCGTGCGCTATACACCGAGCAGTGCGTCAAAACTGTTGAGCCGCAACCTCTACATCTATGGCCTCGGTGGCATCGTCGCCCCGTTCGCCGGCATCAAGCTGATCGATCTGATCGTCCAATTCGTCCCGGGGATGTCCTGACATGAGCTTCTCGAGTTTCGTGCGCATGCACTGGGCGGCGTTTCGCGCGTTGCTGGTGCTGACGGTCGTCACCGGTGTGGCCTATCCGGTGTTCATCTGGCTGGTGGCGCAGATACCGGGGCTGCAGGACAAGGCCGACGGGTCGATCCTCACCGCCAACGGTAAGCCCACCGGCAGCCGGCTCATCGGTCAGCTGTTCACCGACTCGAACGGCAACCCGCTGCCCCAGTACTTTCAAAGCCGCCCCTCGGCCGCCGGCAATGGCTATGACCCCCTGTCTTCGGGCGCAAGCAATCTCGGGCCGGAGAGCGTCGTCGACGCACCGGGCAAACCGAGCCTGCTGACGCAGGTGTGCAGGCGCAGTTTGGCGGTGGGCCAGCTCGAGGGTGTCGACGGGGCGCGCCCGTTCTGCACGGGCGGCGGTGTGGGTGCGGTCCTTTCCGTGATCGGACCGCGCGACGCCCGCGGAAACGTCGTCCACCCCACCCGGGTGGTCAGCGTCAACGAGCCGTGCCAGGCTACGCCCGCCCCCTTCCTGAGCCTCTACGAAGGTGTGCGCGTCGAGTGCGCCAAGGACGGCGAGGACTACACGCTCGGCCAGATCGTTCCGATCCGCGGCGCCGCGCCCGCCGACCCCGCCGTCCCCGCGGACGCCGTCACCGCCAGCGCAAGCGGCCTCGACCCGAACATCTCGCCGGCCTACGCCGATCTCCAGGTCGCCAGGGTGGCGAAGGCCCGCCACGTCAGCGTCGACCAGATACGGGAGGTGTTGGCGCGGAACCGAAGTAGCCGCACGCTCGGGTTCTTCGGTGAACCGTGCGTCAACGTGTTGCAACTGAACCTGCAACTCGATCACACATATCCAGTCTCGAGCTAGCGCGATGGGGGGATGATGGTTGACGTGAGTGCCGTTGACCACCGCCCCAAGCGCGGCGAGCTGCGGATTTACCTCGGTTCGGCTCCAGGGGTGGGCAAGACGTACGCGATGCTCGGCGAGGCGCATCGCCGGCTGGAACGCGGCACCGACCTGGTGGCCGGCGTGGTCGAGACCCACGGCAGGGCGAAAACCGCTGACCTGCTTGAGGGCATCGAGGTCATTCCGCCCCGCTACATCGACTATCGCGGCAGCACCTTTCCCGAACTCGACGTGCCGGCCGTCCTGGCGCGCAAACCGCAGGTCGTCCTCGTCGACGAGCTCGCCCACACCAACACGCCGGGCAGCAAGAACGCCAAACGCTGGCAGGACGTCGAGGAACTGCTCGACGCCGGGATCACGGTGATCTCCACCGTCAACGTCCAGCACCTGGAAAGCCTCAACGACGTCGTCGCCCAGATCACCGGCATCGAACAAAAAGAGACCATCCCGGATTCCGTCGTTCGGCAGGCCTCGCAGGTCGAGTTGATCGACATCACTCCGGAGGCGTTGCGCCGCAGGCTCTCCCACGGAAACGTGTACACCCCCGAGCGCATCGATGCCGCGCTGTCTAATTACTTTCGCCGCGGAAACCTCACCGCGCTAAGGGAACTGGCGCTGCTGTGGCTGGCCGACCAGGTGGACACGGCGCTCGCCAAATACCGCGCCGAGAACAAGATCACCGACATGTGGGAGGCCCGCGAGCGGGTCGTGGTGGCGGTCACGGGCGGCCCCGAGTCGGAGACGTTGGTACGACGCGCGTCGCGGATCGCGTCGAAGTCCAGCGCCGAGCTGATGGTTGTGCACGTCATCCGTGGCGACGGGCTGGCCGGCCTGTCGGAGGCCCGGATGGCCAAGATCCGGGACCTGGCAACCAGTTTGGACGCGTCGCTGCATACGGTGGTCGGTGACGACGTGCCCGCCGCCCTCCTCGATTTCGCCCGCGAGATGAACGCCACCCAGCTGGTGATCGGCACCTCGCGGCGGTCGCGGTGGACGCGGGTCTTCGAGGAGGGCATCGGCGCGAGGATCGTCGAGCGGTCGGGCAAGATCGACGTGCACCTGGTCACCCACGAGGAGTCCAAACGCGGCTTTCGCGCGGCATCGCTGGGTCCCAACGAGCGGCGGGTGGCGTCATGGCTGGCGGCCGTCATCGTGCCGTCGGCCATCTGCGCGGTCATCGTCAATGCGCTCGACCCGTACCTGGGCACCAGCGGCGACAGCGCACTGTTCTTCGTCGGAGTGCTGCTGGTCGGACTGCTGGGAGGCGTCGCCCCGGCGGTGGCCTCGGCGGTGCTGTCCAGCCTGTTGCTGAACTACTTCTTGACCGCGCCCCGGCACACGTTCACCATCGCCGAACCCGAT contains:
- a CDS encoding response regulator transcription factor — encoded protein: MTAMSGYGGGQRPRQAILGQLPRIYRADGSPIRVLLVDDEPALTNLVKMALHYEGWVVDIAHNGREALAKFDRVNPDVLVLDIMLPDVDGLRILERVRQSDAYTPTLFLTARDSVMDRVTGLTAGADDYMTKPFSLEELVARLRGLLRRSGQQTPPAAETLKVGDLRVDTASREVTRDGTQISLSSTEFELLRFLMRNPRRALSRSEILDRVWNYDFAGRTSIVDLYISYLRKKIDSGRDPMIHTVRGVGYMLRPPE
- a CDS encoding sensor histidine kinase, which produces MSPGRDALARDLPRWLPRSLRRQLLLGVLAVVSVVLMTVGIVSVLSLRGYVTAMSDADVAGSLDALGHSYAKYRDGERNTADGSKPLGQAMLQFTDQTPGNLIVVLHNGAVIGSAVFSEAEARPAPADVVRAIEVQSWGDGPPRTENLGSLGFYRLNSHVAGSDVLVAGVSLNLADRIIARKQLTTTLLIAAALVVTAGLTMWVVGYTLRPLRRLAGVAAEVAAMPLTDDDHRISVRVRPRDTNQLNEVGIVGHTLNKLLDNVDSALAQRAESDLRMRQFITDASHELRTPLAAIQGYAELTRQDSSELPPTTEYALARIESEARRMTLLVDELLLLSRLGEGQDLQSEDVDLAELVVNAVNDAAVAAPTHHWVKDLPDEPVWVRGDHARLHQLVSNLLNNAWVHTPPGVTVTTAITCHRGGPGTPFAELSVTDDGPGIDPELLPRLFERFARADNSRLNSSGTGLGLAIVDSIVKAHHGSVAAESAEGRTVFRVRIPMIDGPGAHQTSVSAAKLS
- the kdpA gene encoding potassium-transporting ATPase subunit KdpA, which produces MSGTTAGLLFLAVLVVALVAVHVPLGDYMYRVYTSKKDGYVERGIYRLIGVNARSEQSWGAYARSVLAFSSISILFLFVFQLVQGKLPLHLHDPATQMTPGLAWNTAVSFVTNTNWQAYSGESTQGHLVQMAGLAVQNFVSAAVGMAVAIALVRGFARTRTGELGNFWVDLVRGTLRILLPIATLGAILLIAGGAIQNFHLNDQVVTALNGTHQTITGGPVASQEAIKELGTNGGGFYNANSSHPFENPTTWTNWLEIFLLLVISFSLPRTFGRMVGNTKQGYAIAGVMASLYALSVTFMMWFQLQHHGTVPTAVGSAMEGVEQRFGVANSAVFADSTTLTSTGAVDSFHDSYTSLGGMMAMFNMQLGEVAPGGTGSGLYGMLILAVITVFVAGLMVGRTPEYLGKKINPREIKLAASYFLVTPLIVLTGTAIAMGLPGERAAMLNTGPHGLSEVLYAFTSAANNNGSAFAGISVNTNWYNTALGLAMVFGRFLPIVLVLALAGSLARQGQTPASAGTLPTHRPQFVGMVAGVTLILVALTFLPMLALGPLAEGIH
- a CDS encoding sensor histidine kinase, yielding MMVDVSAVDHRPKRGELRIYLGSAPGVGKTYAMLGEAHRRLERGTDLVAGVVETHGRAKTADLLEGIEVIPPRYIDYRGSTFPELDVPAVLARKPQVVLVDELAHTNTPGSKNAKRWQDVEELLDAGITVISTVNVQHLESLNDVVAQITGIEQKETIPDSVVRQASQVELIDITPEALRRRLSHGNVYTPERIDAALSNYFRRGNLTALRELALLWLADQVDTALAKYRAENKITDMWEARERVVVAVTGGPESETLVRRASRIASKSSAELMVVHVIRGDGLAGLSEARMAKIRDLATSLDASLHTVVGDDVPAALLDFAREMNATQLVIGTSRRSRWTRVFEEGIGARIVERSGKIDVHLVTHEESKRGFRAASLGPNERRVASWLAAVIVPSAICAVIVNALDPYLGTSGDSALFFVGVLLVGLLGGVAPAVASAVLSSLLLNYFLTAPRHTFTIAEPDAAVTELVLLLVAVAVAVLVDGATKRTREARRASQEAELLTLFAGSVLRGADLETLLERVRETYSQRSVSMLREPDEEDRAEGKKAAVVACVGRDPCVTVASADTAIEVGDDEFWMLLAGRKLSARDRRVLSAVAKQAAGLIRQRELAEEASRAEAIVRADELRRSLLSAVSHDLRTPLAAAKVAVSSLRAEDVAFSAADTAELLATIEESIDQLTALVGNLLDSSRLAAGVVRPDLRRVYLEETVQRALISIGKGATGFYRSAIDRVKVDVGDAVVVADAGLLERVLANLIDNGLRYAPNCVVRVNAGRVGNRVLINVIDEGPGIPLPAQEQIFEAFQRLGDHDNTTGVGLGMSVARGFVEAMGGTITAGDTPGGGLTVTVELAAPEMVGA
- a CDS encoding DUF6611 family protein, coding for MVTQPAQAPISGPNFLSRLRDGAHRWGSYEAVVSRYGVRRYSLIIYPPGASTTDRRLARLWRAWPTTAAALMLLCAMVFDNAMTSPDTALTVAAAAYLSISMLLFLRGGPLRVRARSMSIILMPDTTDVQELRRYMQWRTLVEMLIDADRMLATRAISPVEHEATWWEAYDSLAALTDV
- a CDS encoding potassium-transporting ATPase subunit C, with the protein product MSFSSFVRMHWAAFRALLVLTVVTGVAYPVFIWLVAQIPGLQDKADGSILTANGKPTGSRLIGQLFTDSNGNPLPQYFQSRPSAAGNGYDPLSSGASNLGPESVVDAPGKPSLLTQVCRRSLAVGQLEGVDGARPFCTGGGVGAVLSVIGPRDARGNVVHPTRVVSVNEPCQATPAPFLSLYEGVRVECAKDGEDYTLGQIVPIRGAAPADPAVPADAVTASASGLDPNISPAYADLQVARVAKARHVSVDQIREVLARNRSSRTLGFFGEPCVNVLQLNLQLDHTYPVSS
- the kdpB gene encoding potassium-transporting ATPase subunit KdpB, with translation MTATTVDPAEQSQPSTSANTKRVQGGLLDPKMLWRSTPEALGKLDPRSLWRNPVMFIVEIGATWSTVLAIINPTWFAWLTVVWLWLTVFFANLAEAVAEGRGKAQAETLRRAKTQTLARRLKDWRAGAPVVEEEVAAPLLQQGDVVVVEAGQVIPGDGDVVEGIASVDESAITGESAPVIRESGGDRSAVTGGTTVLSDRIVVRITQKPGESFIDRMIALVEGANRQKTPNEIALNILLAALTIIFVFAVATLQPLAIYSKMNNPGVPDSQALNANGVTGIVMVSLLVCLIPTTIGALLSAIGIAGMDRLVQRNVLAMSGRAVEAAGDVNTLLLDKTGTITLGNRQAGAFVPLDGVTPEQLADAAQLSSLADETPEGRSIVVYAKQHFGLRARTPGELAHAHWVEFSAATRMSGVDVDGHLLRKGAASSVAEWVRGQGGKVPQQLGELVDGISAGGGTPLVVGESRDGQASVLGVIHLKDVVKQGMRDRFDEMRRMGIRTVMITGDNPLTARAIADEAGVDDFLAEATPEDKLELIKREQEGGKLVAMTGDGTNDAPALAQADVGVAMNTGTSAAKEAGNMVDLDSDPTKLIEIVEIGKQLLITRGALTTFSIANDIAKYFAIIPAMFVALFPGLDTINIMRLHSPQSAILSAVIFNAIVIVALIPLSLRGVRYTPSSASKLLSRNLYIYGLGGIVAPFAGIKLIDLIVQFVPGMS